The Thermodesulfovibrio sp. 3462-1 genome contains the following window.
TAAATTCCACTTATTCTTAATGCTTGAGAAAGTGCATCTGCTTTTTTTACTTCAGGGTATTCCGATTTTTTTGCAAGAAGCATAATTACAACAATCATTAATATTGTGATTCCTAAGGCAATATTGACAATGTTTGATGGAAGAGCAAGTCCTATCATTGCACCAATAATAGATGAAGCAGAAGCTATTAATGCAAGAGGCATGGCTAATCTTAAGTCAGCAAATCCTTTTTTTAGCAGCCCGGGTCCTGCAGCAAGAGCTCCTGAAAGAGCTACAAACAAGCCAGCACCTCTGACAAAGTCCATATTGAATGGGAAAAATCCTCCTACAATCGGGACAAATAAGACGCCACCACCAACACCGCCTAAAACAGCTAACACTCCAAGAATAAAGGTTGCAACAAATAAAATTAGAGGCCATACCCACCAGGGGATAGAACTGTCTGCAGGAGTTGCTGATTCTGCATAAGCACAGTTAATAAAAAGAAGAGAAAATAGCAAAAGGAAAACCACACCAAGAGCTCTTATTTTCATCCTAACCTCCTAATTTTTAAATATATAAATTATTACATAAATGAGCTCAAAAAAGGATATTATAATTTTTTATACTTTAATAATTTATAATTGCTTTACATTTATTGATTTTTTACCTTTGCATATATCACTAATCAATCCTGCGGATTCTTTTATTAAGGCAAGATGATTGTTAATTTCGTGTGTGAAGTCTGAGATAATTTTTCCAATAAAGGCAATAGGTTTTTCTATCATTCTATTTCCTCCTTTTTTAATCTCGCGGTTTCAATCTTCGAAACTAATTCTTCAATATCAACAGGTTTTATTAAATAATCAAATGCTCCGTAACTAAGGCTTTTCTTTATTTTTTCGTCATCTCCATATCCTGAAAGCATTATTAATTGAATAGAAGGATTGAATTCTTTTATTTTTTTTAAAACTTCCAAGCCATCTATATCTGGTAGGCCAATATCCAATATAATAACATCTGGAAATTCGGTTAAAAATTTAACTGCCTCAGCAAAATTTGTAACACCATGAGCATCATATCATCTTAGAATAAGTCTTTCAGTTAAAGTAGATACGAATTCAGTTTCATCATCAATTATTAATAATTTTGCTTTTTTCATTTAATTTCCTCCAGTTCTGGATTGATGGGAATTTTTATTGTAAAGATTGTTCCTTTTCCAACTTCGCTTTCAACATGAATATCACCTCCGAGTTTTTTAATGATCCCATAAGAAATGTACAATCCCAGACCTGTCCCTTTTTTCTTAGTAGTATAAAATGGTTCAAAGATATGTTTCAATTTATCCTTAGGGATTCCATGCCCATTATCTTTAATTGATATAGCTATATGATTCGTATCAATCTGTTGGGTTTTAATCTCGATCCTACCACCCTGCTCTACAGCATCAACTGCATTGTTAATAATGTTTAATAAAACCTGTTGAAGCTGCCCTTTATTTGAGGTAATTTTGGGTAAATTTTCTTGTAAATCATAAATCATATTTATCCCTCTTATCTGAATTTCTTTTTCTATAAATCCTATCACTTCTTTAATTGCTTCGTTTATATCAAAATCTTCTCTTACTGTATCAATTCTTTTTGAAAAGCTTAAAAGTCTATGAGTTATTGTTCTGCATCTTGCAACGCTATCTTGAATTGAACTTACAAGTTGAAGAAATTTATCTTTGTTTTGAGATAAATCATTGTATTCAATAAGGTCTTTCATGAGTCCTGCTTTTTCATTAATAATTGCAAGAGGATTGTTAATTTCATGAGCTACACCAGCAGCGAGTCTTCCAATTGAAGCAAGTTTATCAGCGTGTTCAGCATTTGCAATAGCAATTTCTCTTTCATGGTCTGCTTTCTGTATCCTGTTAATTAATGTGCTTATTGATTTTGTTATTACAATAAAAGTGATAACAATGCTCAGGATACTTATCAATGCTACTTCTTTTGTGAAGAAAGACGGAATTTTTTCATAAGGCTTTGAACATATTATTGTTACAAGCATCCATCGAGTGTTTTTAATAGGAACATAGGCTACATAAGCTTGCTTTTTATTGAACTCAGTACCATAAATTGTAACAGCTTTTTTGTCTGTTTGTAATTTAATATTATTTAATTGCAAAGGATCAAGAGCCTGACCAAACAGTTTTGAATTGGTCTGAAGAACGCGTTCTTTGTTTATAAGAAAAGCATCATCCTGAGGGTCAAATTTCAAGATTTGAAACAAATTTCTGCAAAATATCTATATTTATTGATACTCTAATAAGCCAGAATTTATTATGGTGGCTTGATTCTTTTTTTACAATAATAGAAAAATGGGGAAATTTTCTATAACTAAGAAATACATCTGTTACATAATCAGTTTTTAAAAGCATTGTTTTAAACCATTCTGTCTGAGAGTAATCTTTTCCTTTAAGTTTATAAGGACCTGCATATAATATCTGAATTCCTTCTTCATCTATTACTCCCATATCTACAATACCTTCAAATTCATTTTTTAAATTATAAAATAGTTGAGAAAAATTTCTTTCATCCAGAAAATATTCCTCAGGATAAGAAACAGCAAGAAATTTTAAAGCTGAAATTCGTTCAGAGATAAAAAACTCAAGAGAATGTCTTGTTTCTTCCATCTGCCATTTGAGATTATTTTTGAATTCCTCATGAACTATTTTATGAATTAAAAAGTAGGTGATTGTAATAACAATAATGAGTGGTATTACAGAGAAGAAAGTGTTTAACAAGATCAGTCTACATTTAAGATAAAAGTATCTATCTGATGTGAGTTTTGCAATAAAATTTTTTATTAGAACAAACATGTTTATCTTATTATATCAAACCTAATTAATCTTCTAAATCATAATTTTTCATCTTTCTCCACAAAGATACTCTGTCAATGCCAAGTATCTGAGCAGCTACTGTTTTATTGCCAACTTCTTTTAAAACCCATTTTATGTATTCTTTTTCTAATTCTTCCAGAGTCATGAATTTACCTTCTTTTTTAACAAAAACCTGAATTTTTAATTCCTTAAGATCATCTGGAAGATGTTCAACTTCCACTTGAGATGAATTGCAAATTACAACTGCTCTTTCAATGATATTTTCAAGTTCTCTTATATTACCGGGATAATCATAATTTATAAGTAAATTTAATGCCTCTTCTGAAATTTTAAAAACTTCTTTTTTCATAATTGAAGAATATTTTTTTAGAAAATATGCAACCAGTAAAGGAATATCATCTTTTCTTTCTCTTAATGGTGGAATTTCCAGATTAACTACATTTAATCTGTAATAAAGGTCTTCTCTGAATTTTCCTTTTTTGACCTCATCACGAATATCCCTGTTTGTTGCTGCTATAAATCTTACATCCACACTGATTGGCTGAGTGCCTCCTAATCTTAAGAATTCTTTTTCCTGAATTACTCTTAGAAATTTAGCCTGCATTGTTGGAGACATCTCTGTTATTTCATCGAGAAATAAAGTGCCTGAAGAGGCCATTTCAATTAATCCTTTTTTCAGGGTTGTAGCTCCTGTAAAGGCTCCTTTTTCGTGTCCGAAAAGCTCATTACTGAGGAGTTCTTCAGTAAAAGCTCCACAGTTTATAGCGAGAAAAGGGCCTGATTTTCTTAAAGAATTCAGGTGAATATATCTTGCAAAGAGTTCTTTTCCTGTGCCAGACTCACCAGTAATTAAAACATTGCAATCTGTTGGAGATATCTGTCGAGCAATCTCTAAAAGTTTGAGCATTTTAATGTTTTGAGTAATTATGTTGACTTTTTCACGAAAATCAAGTTGCTCTCTGAGTTGTTTAACCTCTTTTTTAAGATTCACTTTTTCAGAGGCTTCTTTGACAATTTTGCGAATAATTTCCAATTTAAAAGGTTTTGAAATATAGTAAAATGCTCCTTCCTTCATTGCTTCAACAGCGTTTTCTACTGTAGCATAACCTGTTATCATTATTACTTCCGTATCTGGATAGAGAGTTTTACACTTTCTTAATATTTCAAATCCATCAACTTTTTCCATTTTTATATCAGTTAAAATTATATCAAATGGTTGTTTTTCAATGAGTTTTAAAGCTTCTACACCACTCTGAGTAGCTGTCAC
Protein-coding sequences here:
- a CDS encoding ATP-binding protein, producing the protein MKFDPQDDAFLINKERVLQTNSKLFGQALDPLQLNNIKLQTDKKAVTIYGTEFNKKQAYVAYVPIKNTRWMLVTIICSKPYEKIPSFFTKEVALISILSIVITFIVITKSISTLINRIQKADHEREIAIANAEHADKLASIGRLAAGVAHEINNPLAIINEKAGLMKDLIEYNDLSQNKDKFLQLVSSIQDSVARCRTITHRLLSFSKRIDTVREDFDINEAIKEVIGFIEKEIQIRGINMIYDLQENLPKITSNKGQLQQVLLNIINNAVDAVEQGGRIEIKTQQIDTNHIAISIKDNGHGIPKDKLKHIFEPFYTTKKKGTGLGLYISYGIIKKLGGDIHVESEVGKGTIFTIKIPINPELEEIK
- a CDS encoding cache domain-containing protein — its product is MFVLIKNFIAKLTSDRYFYLKCRLILLNTFFSVIPLIIVITITYFLIHKIVHEEFKNNLKWQMEETRHSLEFFISERISALKFLAVSYPEEYFLDERNFSQLFYNLKNEFEGIVDMGVIDEEGIQILYAGPYKLKGKDYSQTEWFKTMLLKTDYVTDVFLSYRKFPHFSIIVKKESSHHNKFWLIRVSINIDILQKFVSNLEI
- a CDS encoding sulfite exporter TauE/SafE family protein translates to MKIRALGVVFLLLFSLLFINCAYAESATPADSSIPWWVWPLILFVATFILGVLAVLGGVGGGVLFVPIVGGFFPFNMDFVRGAGLFVALSGALAAGPGLLKKGFADLRLAMPLALIASASSIIGAMIGLALPSNIVNIALGITILMIVVIMLLAKKSEYPEVKKADALSQALRISGIYHEISTGKEIEWKVHRTPQALFLFVAIGIMAGMFGLGAGWANVPVLNLLMGAPLKVSVATSKFLLSITDTSAAWIYLNNGAVLPMIVVPSIIGIMLGSVVGVRILAVAKPKIVRYIVIGMLLFAGLRALLKGLGIWK
- a CDS encoding sigma-54 dependent transcriptional regulator, whose amino-acid sequence is MTKILVVDDEKITLKNLEHVLKKEGYEVTATQSGVEALKLIEKQPFDIILTDIKMEKVDGFEILRKCKTLYPDTEVIMITGYATVENAVEAMKEGAFYYISKPFKLEIIRKIVKEASEKVNLKKEVKQLREQLDFREKVNIITQNIKMLKLLEIARQISPTDCNVLITGESGTGKELFARYIHLNSLRKSGPFLAINCGAFTEELLSNELFGHEKGAFTGATTLKKGLIEMASSGTLFLDEITEMSPTMQAKFLRVIQEKEFLRLGGTQPISVDVRFIAATNRDIRDEVKKGKFREDLYYRLNVVNLEIPPLRERKDDIPLLVAYFLKKYSSIMKKEVFKISEEALNLLINYDYPGNIRELENIIERAVVICNSSQVEVEHLPDDLKELKIQVFVKKEGKFMTLEELEKEYIKWVLKEVGNKTVAAQILGIDRVSLWRKMKNYDLED